The following are encoded together in the Ranitomeya imitator isolate aRanImi1 chromosome 4, aRanImi1.pri, whole genome shotgun sequence genome:
- the LOC138675920 gene encoding uncharacterized protein isoform X2 yields MGAKCAPTYANIFLGWWEEVFVYPSLAYQHHVRNWHRYIDDLFFIWSGSREGCTDFIHSLNSNPHNIFLTHSISNSSTSFLDLRIFVQGNKLVTDLFRKPTATNALLEFNSFHPWHTKVGVPTGQFLRIRRNCTRDQDFLMQARDLTDRFRQRSYPKRVVATAFQRARQHDQASLLIPVGRSRESQTRFITDYNDSWGQGKHPKNYVRGFKNTYQPYAWRLRTKAKEG; encoded by the exons atgggggcgaaatgtgcaccaacctacgcaaacatcttcttaggttggtgggaggaggtgtttgtgtacccatccctggcatatcaacatcatgtccggaattggcatcgcTATATCGATGACTTATTCTTTATTTGGTCGGGCAGCAGGGAGGGTTGTACTGATTTCATCCACAGCCTCAATTCCAACCCCCATAATATCTTTTTAACCCACTCTATTTCCAACAGTTCGACTAGCTTTCTGGATCTGAGAATTTTCGTACAAGGGAACAAGCTGGTCACGGACCTTTTCCGGAAGCCCACTGCTACTAACGCTCTTTTGGAGTTCAACAGTTTTCACCCTTGGCACACGAAGGTGGGCGTCCCGACGGGACAATTTTTACGCATTAGACGTAATTGCACTCGGGATCAAGACTTTCTGATGCAAGCTCGGGATCTGACGGACCGCTTCAGACAGAGGAGTTATCCCAAACGAGTGGTTGCCACGGCTTTCCAGCGAGCAAGACAACATGATCAGGCCTCACTTTTGATTCCTGTGGGTCGTTCCCGAGAATCGCAGACGAGGTTCATCACGGACTATaatgacagctgggggcag ggcaaacatcccaagaactacgtaagaggtttcaaaaacacgtatcaaccatacgcctggcggctacggaccaaggcaaag gaaggctga
- the LOC138675920 gene encoding uncharacterized protein isoform X1 produces MGAKCAPTYANIFLGWWEEVFVYPSLAYQHHVRNWHRYIDDLFFIWSGSREGCTDFIHSLNSNPHNIFLTHSISNSSTSFLDLRIFVQGNKLVTDLFRKPTATNALLEFNSFHPWHTKVGVPTGQFLRIRRNCTRDQDFLMQARDLTDRFRQRSYPKRVVATAFQRARQHDQASLLIPVGRSRESQTRFITDYNDSWGQVRHILTRHWPILQTDMQTTQVISNRPLLTSRRAPNLRQLLTRSHFSRPTVKLNRGIVLKGSFPCGECNVCPFMTPTRDIFTHPTNSSRHALKAYINCRSRNVIYVLICPCNMIYVGQTSQELRKRFQKHVSTIRLAATDQGKGRLRTHPKG; encoded by the exons atgggggcgaaatgtgcaccaacctacgcaaacatcttcttaggttggtgggaggaggtgtttgtgtacccatccctggcatatcaacatcatgtccggaattggcatcgcTATATCGATGACTTATTCTTTATTTGGTCGGGCAGCAGGGAGGGTTGTACTGATTTCATCCACAGCCTCAATTCCAACCCCCATAATATCTTTTTAACCCACTCTATTTCCAACAGTTCGACTAGCTTTCTGGATCTGAGAATTTTCGTACAAGGGAACAAGCTGGTCACGGACCTTTTCCGGAAGCCCACTGCTACTAACGCTCTTTTGGAGTTCAACAGTTTTCACCCTTGGCACACGAAGGTGGGCGTCCCGACGGGACAATTTTTACGCATTAGACGTAATTGCACTCGGGATCAAGACTTTCTGATGCAAGCTCGGGATCTGACGGACCGCTTCAGACAGAGGAGTTATCCCAAACGAGTGGTTGCCACGGCTTTCCAGCGAGCAAGACAACATGATCAGGCCTCACTTTTGATTCCTGTGGGTCGTTCCCGAGAATCGCAGACGAGGTTCATCACGGACTATaatgacagctgggggcaggtaagacacatcctcactagacattggccgatcttgcaaacagatatgcaaaccacacaagtcatcagcaataggccgttattgacatctagaagagccccgaatctgaggcagttgttgaccaggagccatttttctaggcccacggtcaaacttaataggggtattgtcctcaagggatcattcccctgtggggaatgtaatgtctgcccctttatgacgcccacccgggacatatttacacaccccacgaactccagcagacatgcgttaaaggcttacatcaactgcaggagcagaaatgttatttatgtgctaatttgcccttgtaatatgatctatgtagggcaaacatcccaagaactacgtaagaggtttcaaaaacacgtatcaaccatacgcctggcggctacggaccaaggcaaag gaaggctgaggacgcacccaaaagggtga